GGAATCCAGGGAATAAAAGCGGGTTCCCATGGTCAGATGGTCAGCATAATCCACAAGAAAAGTAACCCGGAACGTCTCAGCAGGAAAGACTTTGATGATTACATTATCGACGGGATCCGTATAGGTTACAGGCGTAGTGATAATCAGTTCAGGACGAGGCACACCCTGTTCCCTGCACCGGACACTTTTCAGAAGGTCCAGATAAGGTTTGGCACTGCCATCGCCCACGGGAGGTTCGGGACCGTCCATGTCGATGACGGCATTATGGATATCACAAGCCCGGAGGGCGGCCATCACATGTTCGATGGTATGGACACGGACATCTCCGGATCCCAGGGTAGTTCCCCGTGAGAGATCCACCACTGAGTCCAGACAAGCGGGGATTTCCGGCGATTCAGGGATATCGGTCCGTTTAAAAGAAATCCCGTGATTCACGGGAGCAGGGTTCACTGTCAGCCGGCAGGGTGCACCGGTATGCAGGCCTTTTCCCTCAAGGGTTATGCTCCGTTCCGGTGTACGTTGATAGGCGATCATGAATCTTTATCCAGCTTTAACAAAATTTTGATCCGGTTCAGGAGTTCTCCCATTTCCGGAAGCCGGCGAATCCAGGCTTGTTCCCGGCGGAAATCATGAATCGGCCGGGCAATGTATCCGCTGAGAATCTCACCGGGTTTGGTGCTTTTGCTGACACCGGACATGGCGGCGACCTGAGTCCCGTCTGCCACATGAATATGGCCGTTTACCGAAACCCTGCCACCGAACACACAGTAATTACCAATCACGGCACTGCCGGCCACACCGGACATCCCGGCAAAGGCGCAGTGTTTTCCGATTTTTACATTATGGGCAATATGAACATGGTTATCCAGTTTGCATCCTTCACCAATCACCGTGTCTCCCAGACTTCCCCGGTCAATGGTGCAGTGGGCACCCATTTCCACTTCATCATGGAGGATGACCCGTCCACGCTGGGGAATATTCCTGAATACACCTTTGTGGAAGGTATACCCAAAACCATCCGATCCCAAAACACTTCCGGCATGAATGGTACATTTCTTCCCGATGATCACGTGATCGTAGAGGGTTACATGGGCCATGATGGTCGTCTCATCCCCGATCTCGCAATGAGGTCCGATGACAGAGTATGGGCCAATGTGCACATTCTTCCCGATAACCGCTGTTTCATGGATCAGGGCTGTTTCATGAATTCCCCGATCCGATTCCTGAAGTCCCCGGTCACTTAAAAATACAGGGATCAGCTTTCCCATGGCCTCCTGGGGATCTTCAACACGGATCAGATTCGGAAAATCCGTCTGTAAATCCCGTGAAACAATCACGGCGGAAGCCTTCGTTGTTTTTAAATATTTGGAATAAACCGGATTGGCTACAAAAGTCAGATCACCGGGGCCGGCAAGATGAATCTCCCGGATACCGGTGATTTTAAGGTCCGCTTCTCCCTGCCAAGTACCATTCAGGAAAGAAGCAATGCCTGAAAGGGTCCATTCAGACTGCATCGAATTATTTTTGTGCTTTACGCAGCTCGTATAAAACCGTGTTTGTCAGATCATGTTTATCGTCTGCAAAAACCAGGGTCCCTTTGGATGCATCGATGATATAGTCATATCCCCCGTCTAAACCCACGCGTTGAATGGCCTGGTTGATCTTTTGCATCACGGGTCCCAGATACTCTTCCTGTTTAACATAAATTTCGCCGTCGGGACCGAAATATTTCATCTGATAATTCTGGAGTTCTTCCTGGAGCTTCTGAATTTCCTGCTGTTTTTGGGTTTTCCAGGCTTCCGTAGCGACAAAGCGTTTGCTTTCATATTCATCCAGCAGTTTTTGTCCCCGCTCCTGCATGGCATAATATTCTTCTTCAAGGCGCTGGCTTTCTGCCTCCAGCTTTGCCATGGCATCCACAGCCTCATCAAATTCCCTCAGCAGTTTTTCCGAATCAATGTATCCGATTTTGGATTGTGCCTGCAAACCGGCAACACCTGCCAGGATAAGGGCAATGATCATTAAAAGTGTTGAACGTTTCACCATGTAATCAATCCTTTCTTTTTCTTCATGCAATTTATTTTTCTTTAAAAGGGCATACCAAAGACAAAATGGGTTTTCCATCCATTGGGTTTACCCTTTGGATCATAAGGATTATCAAAACCATATCCAACATCAAATCCCAGCATTCCGATCATGGGCATGAAGATTCTGGCACCTATTCCAAGGCTACGGACCATCCTGTCCATTTTCACTTCATTGAATTCGTTCCAGATCTGACCTGTTTCACCAAAACCGAAAAGATACATGGTGGGATTATCAGAGACGGGGACACGCAATTCCAGGGAATATTTGGCAAGGGCTTTTCCCCCAAGCATATAACTGGATGAGCGGATAGGACCAACAGAGCGGTCTTCATAGCCACGCAAAGGTGTTGTGTAGCTGACCATACCGGCTCCACCCATGTAAAACCGTTCATCGTAAGGAATCACGGCATAATTCCCAAAAGAATTGATGTTTCCAAAATGGAGATTTTGGTAAAGAACCAGCTTCCACACGATGGGAGTCCACCATTTGACTTCCAGTTCATTTTTCACAAACTCTTCATGCCCTTTCAGCAAACCACCGGAAAATTTTGTGCTGAACCGCACGGTGGAACCGGCTGTGGGAAACTCAGGCCTGTTTTTGCTGTCCCTGGAAATGGTCTGGATGAAACTGTTACCCCTGGTTTTCAATAATCCTGTAGGGTTATGGGCCAGAAAGGTCGCTTCATCATCAATATTGGTATACTGTTTCCGGGTTAGATTTAAGCTCCAGCTGCCATAAAAATAACTGTCCGGCCAGCGGAAACGTCGACCGAAGCGCAGGGATGCTCCAATTACGTTTATATCATAGGGATAGGTGTAATAGCGTGAGGCTCCCCGTTCCGAATAGTAGAAATTCACACCGATGGAGTTGGGCCGTCCCATCAGCCAGGGCTCGGAAAAACCCAGATTCAGATATTGATATGACTGTCCCCGCTGATATTCCGTCGTCAGTTGCTGTCCCCGGCCCATCAGGTTCATGATATCGATGCCCACACTTCCGATGAGTCCGTCCAGTTCGCTGTAGCCCATGGACATATTCGCCCGGTCGCTGGATTTTTCCTCGACGGTAATTTCCAGATCCACATGTTCATCATCCACCGGCACAATATCCGGCACCACATTGCTGAAATAATTCAGTCTGAAAATGTCACTCTGGGAGCGAATCAGAGCTTCCCGGTTAAATACATCTCCGGGAAAGGCCCGCATTTCACGGCGAATCACAAAGTCACGGGTCCTGTCGTTGCCTACAATATTCACGCGGCGTATATACACTTTTTCGTTTTCCTGAATGATGATATGTACATCCAGGGTATCTTTATCCCGGGGGGTCAGTTCGGGAATAATCTGGGCATAGAGATAACCCGTGTCCATATAGGGACTTCGGATACGCAGATCCACCCCCATCTCAAAATCGTTTTCCCGAAAGGGCTCTCCCCTTGCTATCCCGGCGCTTTCCAGGCTCTTTTCCAGGAAATCCGTGGAATAGAGCTCATTCCCTTCAAATGTGATCTTACCGTAGTAGTAGGGATTGCCTTCTTCCAGTTTGATCTCAAGGGTAATACGGGTGCTGTCTTCGTTGATTTTTAATTCGGTTCCCAGTATACGGGCATCCCGGTAACCATGATTCCGGTAAAATTCAAGGACTTTTTGTTTATCTTCTTCAAATTTTTCTTCATCAAACTTACCCGAGACATAAAAGCGGTACCAGGTACGGGCTTTGGTTTCTTTCATCTGGCGCTGGAGGGTCCAGTCGCTGAAATTGTCGTTCCCCACAAAATCAATGTCCCTAATACGGACCTTTTTTCCTTCATCAATCTGGATAATTAAATCGATATTTTCCCCGGCCGGCCGGGTGGAGACATCGATCTTTGCATTAAAATACCCCTCATCATCGTACATTTTTTTCAAATCCCGAACCGCTTTATTGATGAGATGAGGAGTAATAACCTGTCCGCGAATAAAGATGATATCTTTTTCAATGTTTTTGGTCTTCAGTTTTTCATTCCCCTGGTAAATGACCTCATTCAGACGGGGGTATTCCTGGACACTGACGATAAGATATACTCCATCGGGTGTTTCCTTATCGACATAGACTTTGATATCACTAAAGAGCCTGAGCCGCCATAGTTTGTTAATTCCCTCCTGAATCTGGGGACCGGTCAGGACGGCACCTTCAATAAAACCGGAATTCACTTTAATAATCGATTCAGAGGCGGTTTCATTTCCCACAACCGTTACATCCAGGATTTTGATGGATTCCTGTTGGGCGGGTGTTAAAGAGGGTAAGGCAAGGATCACAAGGATAAGTAGGGTGATTGTTCGTTTCACATGCACCTATGGGTTCAATTGTTCACTGACTTTGCCAAAGCGTCGTTCCCGGTTAAGGTAGCTGTTGATCGCTTCCAGATAGTCTTTTTTCCGGAAATCGGGCCAGAATTTTGGCGTCACATAGAGTTCAGAATAGGCAATCTGCCAGAGGAGAAAGTTACTGATCCGTAATTCACCGCTGGTCCGGATCAGCAGGTCGGGATCGGGCATATCGGCTGTATAGAGCCTGGAAGAAATCAGAGCCTCGTTTACATCCTCCGGTGACAGGCTGCCTTCAGCGACATCCCTGCAGATGGATTTGACAGCTTCTGTTATTTCAATCCGGCTTCCGTAACTCAGGGCAAGTGTCAATGTTAATCCCGTATTCTCTTTTGTCTGTTCGATTCCCTGAAGCATCTTGTTCCGGGTTTCTTCAGGCAGATCATCGATACATCCAATGACATTAAAACGAACATTGTTCCGGTCTAATTCAGATATTTCTTCATGAAAGGTCTTAACAAGGAGGGACATAAGGGCAGACACTTCCGTTTTGGGCCGGTTCCAGTTCTCTTTGGAAAAGGTATACAGGGTAAGAAACGCAATCCCCAGTTCACCCGAGGCTTCCACCACATCACGGACAGAATGAATGCC
This window of the Candidatus Neomarinimicrobiota bacterium genome carries:
- the lpxD gene encoding UDP-3-O-(3-hydroxymyristoyl)glucosamine N-acyltransferase — translated: MQSEWTLSGIASFLNGTWQGEADLKITGIREIHLAGPGDLTFVANPVYSKYLKTTKASAVIVSRDLQTDFPNLIRVEDPQEAMGKLIPVFLSDRGLQESDRGIHETALIHETAVIGKNVHIGPYSVIGPHCEIGDETTIMAHVTLYDHVIIGKKCTIHAGSVLGSDGFGYTFHKGVFRNIPQRGRVILHDEVEMGAHCTIDRGSLGDTVIGEGCKLDNHVHIAHNVKIGKHCAFAGMSGVAGSAVIGNYCVFGGRVSVNGHIHVADGTQVAAMSGVSKSTKPGEILSGYIARPIHDFRREQAWIRRLPEMGELLNRIKILLKLDKDS
- a CDS encoding OmpH family outer membrane protein — translated: MENPFCLWYALLKKNKLHEEKERIDYMVKRSTLLMIIALILAGVAGLQAQSKIGYIDSEKLLREFDEAVDAMAKLEAESQRLEEEYYAMQERGQKLLDEYESKRFVATEAWKTQKQQEIQKLQEELQNYQMKYFGPDGEIYVKQEEYLGPVMQKINQAIQRVGLDGGYDYIIDASKGTLVFADDKHDLTNTVLYELRKAQK
- the bamA gene encoding outer membrane protein assembly factor BamA; translation: MHVKRTITLLILVILALPSLTPAQQESIKILDVTVVGNETASESIIKVNSGFIEGAVLTGPQIQEGINKLWRLRLFSDIKVYVDKETPDGVYLIVSVQEYPRLNEVIYQGNEKLKTKNIEKDIIFIRGQVITPHLINKAVRDLKKMYDDEGYFNAKIDVSTRPAGENIDLIIQIDEGKKVRIRDIDFVGNDNFSDWTLQRQMKETKARTWYRFYVSGKFDEEKFEEDKQKVLEFYRNHGYRDARILGTELKINEDSTRITLEIKLEEGNPYYYGKITFEGNELYSTDFLEKSLESAGIARGEPFRENDFEMGVDLRIRSPYMDTGYLYAQIIPELTPRDKDTLDVHIIIQENEKVYIRRVNIVGNDRTRDFVIRREMRAFPGDVFNREALIRSQSDIFRLNYFSNVVPDIVPVDDEHVDLEITVEEKSSDRANMSMGYSELDGLIGSVGIDIMNLMGRGQQLTTEYQRGQSYQYLNLGFSEPWLMGRPNSIGVNFYYSERGASRYYTYPYDINVIGASLRFGRRFRWPDSYFYGSWSLNLTRKQYTNIDDEATFLAHNPTGLLKTRGNSFIQTISRDSKNRPEFPTAGSTVRFSTKFSGGLLKGHEEFVKNELEVKWWTPIVWKLVLYQNLHFGNINSFGNYAVIPYDERFYMGGAGMVSYTTPLRGYEDRSVGPIRSSSYMLGGKALAKYSLELRVPVSDNPTMYLFGFGETGQIWNEFNEVKMDRMVRSLGIGARIFMPMIGMLGFDVGYGFDNPYDPKGKPNGWKTHFVFGMPF
- a CDS encoding isoprenyl transferase; translation: MTDFNITSMKKHPRLPRHVAVIMDGNGRWAKQRDLPRISGHMEGIHSVRDVVEASGELGIAFLTLYTFSKENWNRPKTEVSALMSLLVKTFHEEISELDRNNVRFNVIGCIDDLPEETRNKMLQGIEQTKENTGLTLTLALSYGSRIEITEAVKSICRDVAEGSLSPEDVNEALISSRLYTADMPDPDLLIRTSGELRISNFLLWQIAYSELYVTPKFWPDFRKKDYLEAINSYLNRERRFGKVSEQLNP